One region of Ornithinibacter aureus genomic DNA includes:
- a CDS encoding cytochrome b produces the protein MSTTTARPADALREGDTPVEAAPSGAARRVGGIAGWVDDRTGAAKPVGYLMKKVFPDHWSFMLGEIAMYSMIICLITGAFLTFWFVPSAGHTVYDGSFVPLRGVGMSEAYASTLNISFDIKGGLIIRQIHHWAALMFIVALTVHMFRVFFTGAFRKPREINWVIGTVLALLAIVEGFAGYSLPDDLLSGTGIRAMAGFVQTAPVIGTYLVYGIFGGPFPGEMIIPRLYSVHILLLPAILIGLFTAHIGLVFVQKHTQYPGPGRTNENVVGFPVMPVYAAKAGGFFFIVFGVLAMISALVQINPVWAYGPYDPSPVTAGSQPDWYMGFADGALRLLPGWLEFEFWGYTLSLNIALGALVLLPLVYTVLGIYPFVERWVTKDDREHHLLDRPRNNPVRTGIGMAGITAYSVFMFAAGNDIMAIKLGMSINDITWFFRIGLFVLPPLMFWVTKRICLSLQRRDRDTVLHGRETGTIIRTPDGKFFERHDTELTADQWILVQHDPVAPLELETEVDEHGVARKTSRFARAKVALSRFYFADAVNPVTPAELAAAHHHGEEHEAIEAAPSTDESEPVQVGRH, from the coding sequence ATGAGCACCACCACCGCCCGACCCGCCGACGCCCTGCGCGAGGGGGACACCCCCGTCGAGGCCGCTCCCTCCGGAGCCGCCCGTCGCGTCGGTGGCATCGCCGGCTGGGTCGACGACCGCACCGGGGCCGCCAAGCCGGTCGGCTACCTCATGAAGAAGGTCTTCCCCGACCACTGGTCGTTCATGCTCGGTGAGATCGCGATGTACTCGATGATCATCTGCCTGATCACCGGTGCGTTCCTCACCTTCTGGTTCGTGCCGAGCGCTGGTCACACGGTCTACGACGGCTCCTTCGTGCCGCTTCGCGGTGTCGGGATGTCGGAGGCCTACGCCTCGACACTCAACATCTCGTTCGACATCAAGGGCGGCCTGATCATCCGCCAGATCCACCACTGGGCCGCGCTGATGTTCATCGTCGCCCTCACGGTGCACATGTTCCGGGTCTTCTTCACCGGGGCCTTCCGCAAGCCGCGCGAGATCAACTGGGTCATCGGCACCGTCCTGGCGCTGCTGGCAATCGTCGAGGGCTTCGCCGGCTACTCCCTCCCCGACGACCTGCTCTCGGGTACCGGCATCCGGGCCATGGCCGGGTTCGTGCAGACCGCCCCGGTGATCGGCACCTACCTCGTGTACGGCATCTTCGGCGGCCCGTTCCCCGGCGAGATGATCATCCCGCGGCTGTACAGCGTGCACATCCTCCTGCTGCCTGCGATCCTGATCGGGCTGTTCACGGCGCACATCGGTCTGGTCTTCGTTCAGAAGCACACCCAGTACCCGGGCCCGGGCCGCACGAACGAGAACGTCGTCGGCTTCCCGGTCATGCCGGTGTACGCGGCGAAGGCCGGTGGCTTCTTCTTCATCGTCTTCGGTGTCCTGGCCATGATCTCGGCACTGGTGCAGATCAACCCGGTCTGGGCCTACGGTCCGTACGACCCCTCCCCCGTCACCGCGGGCTCCCAGCCCGACTGGTACATGGGCTTCGCCGATGGTGCGCTGCGGCTCCTGCCGGGATGGCTGGAGTTCGAGTTCTGGGGCTACACCCTGTCGCTGAACATCGCGCTCGGTGCCTTGGTGCTGCTGCCGCTCGTCTACACGGTGCTCGGCATCTACCCGTTCGTCGAACGCTGGGTCACCAAGGACGACCGTGAGCACCACCTGCTCGATCGCCCGCGCAACAACCCCGTGCGCACCGGCATCGGCATGGCGGGCATCACGGCCTACTCGGTGTTCATGTTCGCTGCAGGCAACGACATCATGGCGATCAAGCTCGGCATGTCGATCAACGACATCACCTGGTTCTTCCGCATCGGCCTGTTCGTCCTGCCGCCGCTGATGTTCTGGGTCACCAAGCGCATCTGCCTGTCGCTGCAGCGCCGTGACCGCGACACCGTCCTGCACGGCCGGGAGACGGGCACCATCATCCGCACCCCGGACGGCAAGTTCTTCGAGCGTCACGACACCGAGCTCACCGCCGACCAGTGGATCCTGGTGCAGCACGACCCCGTGGCTCCCCTCGAGCTCGAGACCGAGGTCGACGAGCACGGAGTGGCCCGCAAGACCAGTCGGTTTGCCAGGGCCAAGGTGGCCCTCTCGAGGTTCTACTTCGCGGATGCCGTCAACCCCGTCACCCCCGCGGAACTCGCCGCCGCTCACCACCACGGTGAGGAGCACGAGGCCATCGAGGCAGCTCCGTCCACCGACGAGTCCGAGCCCGTACAGGTCGGTCGCCACTGA
- a CDS encoding DUF167 domain-containing protein, with protein MRAVRITVRVRPGASRTRVGGRWGDGEVLGVSVGALAVDGAATAAVCAAVADAFAVRPREVSPVSGERSRTKVLEGDVDADAGRRTLEELLSR; from the coding sequence ATGAGGGCTGTGCGCATCACCGTGAGAGTACGGCCGGGGGCCTCACGCACGCGCGTGGGAGGCCGGTGGGGCGACGGGGAGGTGCTCGGGGTGTCCGTGGGTGCTCTGGCGGTGGACGGGGCCGCCACGGCGGCCGTGTGCGCAGCCGTGGCTGATGCGTTCGCCGTGCGCCCTCGGGAGGTCAGCCCGGTGTCGGGGGAGCGGTCACGGACCAAGGTGCTCGAGGGCGACGTCGATGCCGACGCGGGGCGCCGCACCCTCGAGGAGTTGCTGTCCCGCTAG
- a CDS encoding serine hydrolase domain-containing protein — protein sequence MSQGEPTTVNPSGASPARRAPLPGGTPESQGIPSAAILAMLRRWEASDCEPHSVVIVRHGHVVTQGWWAPYQPEHRQLLYSVSKTFLALAVALAEDEGLLGRSERLVDVFPEAAASAGPRASMITVEHCLRMSTGHHEDTLDSVAGLLGSADGAAALFLAAEPQHEPGSWFVYHNGASLMLALAVQRRTGQRLLRYLRPRLLEPLGIPSASWRNTAGRDLGFSGLHTTTDAVARLGLLLLDDGMWQGSRLLPSGWVGTASSALSDTGHHPGTPDWQHGYGYQMWRSRHDGFRADGAYGQFSLIHPRHDLVVAITACTDDAQPLLDAVWEELIPALTEAPCTAAPEAVNELARALDAAALPAPVSACEPSGPGPWVFTHEPTPEHPRLMGVEVRPHGDGWLLLVVDGEPLTITCGDGRWPDAAGVPFVAAGGWVSTGVFEATVIAVQTPHSLHLRCADGVVSARWRGYPLHGPCLAWQRDPDGD from the coding sequence GTGAGCCAGGGTGAGCCGACCACAGTCAACCCCAGTGGCGCGTCCCCAGCCCGAAGGGCACCCCTACCCGGCGGCACACCCGAGAGTCAGGGCATTCCGTCGGCGGCGATCCTGGCGATGCTGCGCCGCTGGGAGGCCAGCGACTGTGAACCGCACAGCGTGGTGATCGTCCGACATGGCCACGTCGTCACGCAGGGCTGGTGGGCGCCCTACCAGCCGGAGCACCGCCAGCTGCTCTACTCGGTCAGCAAGACCTTCCTGGCCCTCGCCGTGGCGCTGGCCGAGGACGAGGGACTGCTCGGGCGCAGCGAGAGGCTCGTTGACGTCTTTCCCGAGGCGGCAGCCAGTGCCGGCCCCCGGGCGTCGATGATCACCGTCGAACACTGCCTGCGGATGTCGACGGGGCACCACGAGGACACCTTGGACAGCGTGGCGGGGCTCCTGGGGTCCGCTGACGGCGCCGCAGCCCTGTTCCTCGCGGCAGAGCCGCAGCACGAGCCGGGGTCCTGGTTCGTCTACCACAACGGTGCGAGCCTCATGCTGGCCCTGGCGGTGCAGCGCCGCACCGGGCAGCGGCTCCTGCGCTACCTGCGACCCCGCCTGCTCGAGCCCCTCGGCATCCCCTCGGCGAGCTGGCGCAACACCGCGGGACGCGACCTCGGATTCAGCGGCCTGCACACCACGACGGACGCCGTGGCCCGGCTCGGCCTGCTGCTCCTCGACGACGGCATGTGGCAGGGCAGCCGACTCCTCCCGAGCGGGTGGGTGGGCACTGCCAGCAGCGCGCTGAGCGACACCGGACACCACCCGGGGACACCCGACTGGCAGCATGGCTACGGCTACCAGATGTGGCGCTCCCGCCACGACGGCTTTCGCGCAGACGGGGCCTACGGCCAGTTCAGCCTCATCCACCCACGGCACGACCTCGTCGTCGCCATCACGGCCTGCACCGACGATGCACAGCCGCTCCTGGACGCCGTCTGGGAGGAACTGATCCCGGCCCTCACCGAGGCGCCCTGCACAGCCGCCCCCGAGGCCGTGAACGAGCTCGCACGGGCGCTGGACGCTGCGGCGCTTCCTGCTCCCGTGTCGGCGTGCGAACCCTCCGGTCCGGGCCCGTGGGTGTTCACCCACGAGCCGACTCCGGAGCATCCACGTCTCATGGGCGTCGAGGTGCGCCCTCACGGTGACGGGTGGCTGCTCCTCGTCGTGGACGGCGAACCACTGACGATCACCTGCGGTGACGGGCGGTGGCCGGATGCCGCTGGCGTGCCGTTCGTCGCCGCCGGCGGCTGGGTGTCCACCGGCGTCTTCGAGGCCACTGTCATCGCCGTACAGACGCCCCACTCGCTGCACCTGCGCTGCGCTGACGGCGTCGTCTCGGCCCGGTGGCGCGGGTACCCGTTGCACGGGCCCTGCCTGGCATGGCAGCGCGATCCGGATGGAGACTGA
- a CDS encoding metallopeptidase family protein: MDPVTDEQFDAIVQEALDDVPAELMAMLDNVAFFVEDEPSADDPDLLGIYEGTPLTERGEWWGQGSLPDRITLFRGPLTRMCADAEELREEIAVTVVHEIAHHFGIEEETLHDLGWG, translated from the coding sequence ATGGACCCCGTGACCGACGAGCAGTTCGACGCCATCGTGCAGGAGGCGCTCGACGACGTCCCCGCCGAACTGATGGCCATGCTCGACAACGTCGCCTTCTTCGTGGAGGACGAGCCCTCGGCAGACGACCCCGATCTCCTGGGCATCTACGAGGGCACGCCCCTCACCGAACGCGGCGAGTGGTGGGGTCAGGGGTCACTCCCGGACCGGATCACCCTGTTCCGCGGCCCACTGACCAGGATGTGTGCGGACGCCGAGGAACTGCGCGAGGAGATCGCCGTGACCGTGGTTCACGAGATCGCCCACCACTTCGGCATCGAGGAAGAGACCTTGCACGACCTCGGCTGGGGCTGA
- a CDS encoding cytochrome c oxidase subunit 4, translated as MLAMERIGALLGVFAFLMATIYGFWTNSTELGIEWVGVIGLILGGLLGFMITWYLGMTRRKLEVDPSDDPLGEIDEIQGDYGFFSPHSWWPLFLAAAAAVCFLGLAVGWWVFIIGAFFAVPALIGWTFEYWKGEHAL; from the coding sequence ATGCTCGCGATGGAGCGCATCGGCGCCCTGCTCGGAGTCTTCGCCTTCCTCATGGCGACGATCTACGGCTTCTGGACGAACTCCACCGAACTCGGGATCGAGTGGGTCGGCGTCATCGGCCTGATCCTCGGTGGTCTGCTCGGCTTCATGATCACGTGGTACCTCGGGATGACCCGGCGCAAGCTCGAGGTCGACCCCTCCGACGACCCGCTGGGCGAGATCGACGAGATCCAGGGTGACTACGGCTTCTTCAGCCCGCACAGCTGGTGGCCGCTGTTCCTGGCTGCGGCCGCGGCCGTCTGCTTCCTCGGCTTGGCCGTCGGGTGGTGGGTCTTCATCATCGGCGCGTTCTTCGCGGTGCCTGCCCTCATCGGGTGGACCTTCGAGTACTGGAAGGGCGAGCACGCGCTCTGA
- the ctaD gene encoding cytochrome c oxidase subunit I, translating to MYRTAGEKTTTRRLAPGSTVVKWVTTTDHKVIGNLYFITAFIWFIIGGLMALVIRAELMAPGLQVVDNPDQYNQMFTMHGTIMLLLFATPLFAGFANALMPLQIGAPDVAFPRLNMFAYWLYVFGGAIAAAGFLTPGGAAAFGWFAYAPLSDASFSPGLGGDLWVFGLALGGFGTILGAVNFITTILCMRAPGMTMFRMPIFTWTVLVTSILVLLIFPAFAAALFALGADRRFGAHVFDPANGGALLWQHIFWFFGHPEVYVIALPFFGIISEILPVFSRKPIFGYKTLVYATIAIAALSVSVWAHHMYVTGQVLLPFFAIMTMLIAVPTGVKFFNWIGTMWGGKLSFDTPMLWSLGFLVTFLFGGLTGVILASPALDFQLSDSYFVVAHFHYVVFGTVVFAMFAGFYFWWPKLTGRMLDERLGKIHFWLLFIGFHTTFLVQHLLGMQGMPRRYADYMPEDGFTLGNQISTVGSFVLAISMLPFMYNVWKTWKTAPLVEVDDPWGYGASLEWATSCPPPRHNFNSIPRIRSERPAFDLNHPEAAPAGVHDAAVADDNVLVSALGPADLGGNAFADEKKEG from the coding sequence ATGTACCGCACGGCGGGGGAGAAGACCACCACCCGCCGCCTCGCTCCCGGCTCGACCGTCGTCAAGTGGGTGACGACCACCGACCACAAGGTGATCGGCAACCTCTACTTCATCACCGCGTTCATCTGGTTCATCATCGGTGGCCTCATGGCCCTGGTGATCCGGGCCGAGCTCATGGCCCCGGGCCTGCAGGTCGTGGACAACCCCGACCAGTACAACCAGATGTTCACGATGCACGGCACGATCATGTTGCTGCTGTTCGCGACGCCCCTGTTCGCGGGCTTCGCCAACGCGCTGATGCCGCTGCAGATCGGCGCCCCTGACGTCGCCTTCCCGCGCCTGAACATGTTTGCCTACTGGCTCTACGTCTTCGGTGGCGCCATCGCGGCAGCGGGCTTCCTGACGCCCGGCGGTGCCGCGGCCTTCGGCTGGTTCGCGTACGCACCGCTGTCCGACGCGAGCTTCAGCCCCGGCCTCGGCGGCGACCTGTGGGTCTTCGGTCTGGCGCTCGGTGGCTTCGGCACCATCCTCGGTGCGGTCAACTTCATCACCACCATCCTGTGCATGCGCGCCCCCGGCATGACGATGTTCCGGATGCCGATCTTCACGTGGACGGTGCTCGTCACCTCCATCCTCGTGCTGCTCATCTTCCCGGCGTTTGCCGCAGCGCTGTTCGCGCTGGGCGCCGACCGGCGGTTCGGGGCGCACGTGTTCGACCCGGCCAACGGTGGCGCGCTGCTCTGGCAGCACATCTTCTGGTTCTTCGGGCACCCGGAGGTCTACGTCATCGCCTTGCCGTTCTTCGGGATCATCTCCGAGATCCTGCCGGTGTTCTCCCGCAAGCCGATCTTCGGTTACAAGACCCTCGTCTACGCCACCATCGCCATCGCGGCCCTGTCGGTCAGCGTGTGGGCGCACCACATGTACGTCACCGGACAAGTGCTGTTGCCATTCTTCGCGATCATGACGATGCTCATCGCGGTGCCAACAGGGGTGAAGTTCTTCAACTGGATCGGCACGATGTGGGGCGGCAAGCTCTCCTTCGACACCCCGATGCTGTGGTCGCTCGGCTTCCTCGTCACCTTCCTCTTCGGAGGCCTGACGGGCGTGATCCTGGCCAGCCCCGCGCTGGACTTCCAGCTCTCCGACAGCTACTTCGTCGTGGCCCACTTCCACTACGTCGTGTTCGGCACCGTCGTCTTCGCGATGTTCGCCGGCTTCTACTTCTGGTGGCCCAAGCTCACCGGCCGGATGCTCGACGAGCGCCTCGGCAAGATCCACTTCTGGCTGCTGTTCATCGGCTTCCACACCACGTTCCTCGTCCAGCACCTGCTCGGGATGCAGGGCATGCCCCGTCGCTACGCCGACTACATGCCCGAGGACGGCTTCACCCTGGGCAACCAGATCTCGACGGTCGGCTCGTTCGTCCTCGCCATCTCGATGCTGCCGTTCATGTACAACGTGTGGAAGACGTGGAAGACCGCGCCGCTGGTCGAGGTCGATGACCCGTGGGGCTACGGCGCCTCGCTGGAGTGGGCCACGTCCTGCCCGCCCCCGCGGCACAACTTCAACAGCATCCCGCGCATCCGCTCCGAGCGTCCCGCGTTCGACCTGAACCACCCTGAGGCTGCACCCGCCGGCGTGCACGACGCCGCGGTCGCCGACGACAACGTGCTGGTCTCTGCGCTGGGCCCGGCCGACCTCGGAGGCAACGCCTTCGCCGACGAGAAGAAGGAGGGCTGA
- the coxB gene encoding cytochrome c oxidase subunit II translates to MSVHLLQTKGAAVRQHVLSSPRRLRRRVGSATLIGALSVAALTGCASGELRGNASTGWLPPAVTEGGEVVTNLWIGTWIAGLAVGVLVWGLIAWCVVAYRRHKDDNELPVQLRYNIPIEILYTVVPIFMVVVLFYYTARDEATLLDTSQDPDVTVNVVGKQWSWDFNYLEDDVHEVGAQAILTGEPGAEETIPTLYLPVGERVEFVLTSRDVIHSFWVPAFLQKLDMIPGRVNRFQVVPTQEGTFKGKCAELCGAYHSNMLFNVAVVSRAEYDKHINDLRAAGQTGMLNNTISRGELMDGQDAGTDGGN, encoded by the coding sequence TTGTCCGTCCACCTCCTCCAGACGAAGGGTGCAGCGGTGCGCCAGCACGTCCTTTCATCGCCCCGTCGGTTGCGTCGCCGAGTCGGCTCCGCGACCCTTATCGGCGCGCTGTCCGTCGCCGCCCTGACCGGGTGTGCCAGCGGCGAGTTGCGCGGCAACGCCTCCACCGGGTGGCTGCCGCCCGCCGTCACCGAGGGTGGCGAGGTCGTCACCAACCTGTGGATCGGCACCTGGATCGCCGGGCTCGCCGTGGGCGTGCTGGTCTGGGGGCTCATCGCCTGGTGTGTCGTGGCCTACCGCCGCCACAAGGACGACAACGAACTGCCCGTCCAGCTGCGGTACAACATCCCGATCGAGATCCTCTACACGGTGGTCCCGATCTTCATGGTCGTCGTGCTCTTCTACTACACCGCACGCGACGAGGCCACGCTGCTCGACACCTCCCAGGACCCCGACGTGACGGTCAACGTGGTGGGCAAGCAGTGGAGCTGGGACTTCAACTACCTCGAGGACGACGTCCACGAGGTCGGCGCGCAGGCCATCCTCACGGGTGAGCCCGGGGCCGAGGAGACCATCCCGACGCTGTACCTCCCGGTCGGTGAGCGGGTCGAGTTCGTGCTCACCTCGCGGGACGTCATCCACTCGTTCTGGGTGCCGGCGTTCCTCCAGAAGCTCGACATGATCCCCGGCCGCGTCAACCGCTTCCAGGTCGTACCCACCCAGGAAGGCACGTTCAAGGGCAAGTGCGCCGAGCTGTGCGGGGCCTACCACTCGAACATGCTGTTCAACGTGGCCGTGGTCTCCCGGGCCGAGTACGACAAGCACATCAACGACCTTCGGGCTGCGGGCCAGACCGGCATGCTCAACAACACGATCAGCCGCGGCGAACTGATGGACGGCCAGGACGCCGGCACCGACGGAGGTAACTGA
- a CDS encoding cysteine desulfurase family protein: protein MAPTRTDLGTTGLLDASRGPLHPAARAALDAAVDLAWGDPAALHPPGRRARAALDQAREVLAGAVGVRPDELSLHPDAQTALTVGLDGLRHARRRVGTRVVASAVERSVVLLSPGTDQPVPVDHEGRVDVSAFAASLDNPGDGPPAAAVLQSANGEVGTRQPVAAVDALCRTAGIPLLLDATASLGRDPAAHPEDAGSVIVADAATFGGPPLGLLAVRTGTRWGLPGPRREAEHRRALAAPWVPLALTAAQAWVSTEQEHADEERAARALVDRVRDVAARIPDVAVVGDPEDRLPHVVTFSALYVDGEVLLEELARRDLVVGSGSACTSSDLRPSHVLAAMGVLTHGNVRITLPLRAVSPTREADVARLCRELPDAVAAVRRRLGTDDL, encoded by the coding sequence GTGGCGCCCACGCGGACCGATCTCGGCACGACCGGCCTCCTCGACGCCTCGAGGGGCCCCCTCCACCCGGCGGCCCGCGCCGCCCTCGACGCCGCGGTGGACCTCGCCTGGGGCGACCCTGCGGCCCTGCACCCCCCGGGACGACGAGCCCGGGCTGCCCTCGACCAGGCCCGGGAGGTGCTGGCGGGTGCCGTGGGTGTCCGCCCCGACGAGCTGTCCCTCCACCCCGACGCCCAGACGGCGTTGACGGTGGGCCTGGACGGGCTGCGACACGCCCGCCGACGGGTCGGCACCCGCGTGGTCGCCAGTGCCGTGGAGCGCTCTGTCGTCCTGTTGTCACCGGGAACCGACCAGCCAGTGCCCGTCGACCACGAGGGTCGAGTCGACGTGTCAGCCTTCGCGGCCTCGCTCGACAACCCGGGCGACGGCCCACCCGCGGCCGCGGTGCTCCAGAGCGCCAACGGTGAGGTGGGCACCCGCCAGCCGGTCGCCGCCGTGGACGCGTTGTGCCGCACAGCCGGCATCCCGCTGCTCCTCGACGCGACGGCATCCCTCGGTCGTGACCCGGCAGCACACCCCGAGGATGCCGGGTCGGTGATCGTCGCGGATGCCGCCACCTTCGGCGGGCCACCCCTCGGCCTGCTCGCCGTGCGCACCGGGACGCGCTGGGGCCTGCCCGGGCCCCGCCGTGAGGCCGAGCACCGTCGCGCCCTCGCCGCGCCCTGGGTTCCCCTCGCCCTCACCGCTGCCCAGGCCTGGGTGAGTACCGAGCAGGAGCACGCCGACGAGGAACGTGCCGCTCGCGCCCTCGTGGACCGGGTCCGCGACGTGGCGGCCCGCATCCCCGACGTCGCCGTCGTGGGCGATCCCGAGGACCGGCTCCCCCACGTCGTGACGTTCAGTGCCCTCTACGTCGACGGTGAGGTACTCCTCGAGGAACTCGCACGTCGTGACCTCGTCGTCGGCTCCGGCTCCGCGTGCACCTCCAGCGACCTGCGCCCCAGCCACGTGCTCGCTGCGATGGGGGTGCTCACCCACGGCAACGTGCGGATCACCCTGCCCCTGCGGGCGGTCTCCCCCACCCGTGAGGCCGATGTCGCCCGGCTGTGCCGGGAGCTGCCGGATGCCGTGGCCGCCGTCCGCCGTCGGCTCGGGACGGATGACCTGTGA
- a CDS encoding sulfurtransferase TusA family protein, which produces MSPTDPPDRATVVDARGTRCPVPVIRLARASRGLPAGATLMLLADDAAAWSDVPAWARMKGHSVTLTEDEDWTEFRVVLGEPRTGRGQADRST; this is translated from the coding sequence GTGAGCCCCACGGATCCGCCGGACCGCGCGACGGTGGTCGACGCGCGGGGCACCCGGTGCCCGGTCCCCGTCATCCGCCTCGCCCGAGCCAGCCGGGGCCTGCCTGCGGGCGCGACCCTGATGCTGCTCGCCGATGACGCGGCGGCGTGGTCCGACGTCCCGGCGTGGGCGCGGATGAAGGGCCACAGCGTCACGCTGACCGAGGACGAGGACTGGACCGAGTTCCGGGTCGTGCTCGGCGAGCCGCGAACCGGGCGTGGTCAGGCCGACAGGTCGACCTGA
- the aat gene encoding leucyl/phenylalanyl-tRNA--protein transferase: protein MVFPPIEPPATPWHLDDAQPDPGDDLVAAGADLEPGTLLAAYRLGLFPMGLGHHGTGAIGWWSPDPRGVLPAGALKVRRSLRKAIDRFDVRVDTAFDEVVAHCADPSREGRWITDDIAAAYRRLHDLGWAHSVEAWQDGVLVGGLYGVSIGGLFAGESMFHTVRDASKVALVGLVERFHRDGDPRRLVDVQWATEHLGRLGAQEWSRETYLARLAEALNAPQVDLSA from the coding sequence ATGGTGTTCCCACCCATCGAGCCGCCGGCCACGCCGTGGCACCTCGACGACGCACAGCCCGACCCCGGCGACGACCTCGTCGCGGCAGGTGCCGACCTCGAACCCGGAACCCTGCTCGCGGCCTACCGGTTGGGGCTGTTCCCCATGGGGCTCGGACACCATGGCACCGGGGCCATCGGCTGGTGGTCACCCGACCCCAGAGGTGTCCTGCCGGCCGGGGCGCTGAAGGTCCGCCGGTCGCTGCGCAAGGCCATCGACCGCTTCGACGTGCGGGTCGACACCGCCTTCGACGAGGTGGTGGCCCACTGCGCCGACCCGTCCCGTGAGGGCCGGTGGATCACCGACGACATCGCCGCGGCCTACCGGCGGCTGCACGACCTCGGCTGGGCGCACAGCGTCGAGGCCTGGCAGGACGGAGTGCTCGTCGGCGGGCTCTACGGCGTCTCCATCGGCGGGCTGTTCGCGGGCGAGTCGATGTTCCACACGGTTCGCGACGCCTCGAAGGTGGCTCTCGTGGGGCTCGTGGAGCGCTTCCACCGCGACGGCGACCCGCGCCGCCTCGTCGACGTGCAGTGGGCCACCGAGCATCTGGGCAGGCTCGGCGCGCAGGAATGGTCGCGCGAGACCTACCTCGCCCGCCTCGCCGAGGCCCTGAACGCGCCTCAGGTCGACCTGTCGGCCTGA
- a CDS encoding carbohydrate kinase family protein translates to MQIAVAGSIATDHLMTFKGSFSDSLVLEQLDKISVSFLAETLEIRRGGIAGNICFGMAALGARPIIVGAAGEDFADYRSWLSRHGVITDHVHISESRHTARFVCTTDDSMAQIATFYAGAMSEARMIELGPIHERWDLDLVLIGADDPEAMLRHTEECRTRGIRFIADPSQQLAFAEGPFIRQLIDGADYLFTNEYESYLTETKTGWSQDEIDSRVTTRVITRGKDGADIRTRGEDPIHVPVAGDVERVDPTGVGDAFRAGFLVGLAGGLGHERCAQMGSVLAAHVLETVGTQEYTVTREGFLARFAAAYGDEAMAEITPLVRTMRG, encoded by the coding sequence GTGCAGATCGCCGTCGCCGGGTCCATTGCGACCGACCACCTGATGACCTTCAAGGGCAGCTTCTCCGACTCCCTCGTGCTCGAGCAGCTCGACAAGATCTCGGTGAGCTTCCTCGCGGAGACGCTCGAGATCCGTCGGGGAGGCATCGCGGGCAATATCTGCTTCGGCATGGCGGCACTGGGGGCGCGACCCATCATCGTCGGCGCGGCGGGCGAGGACTTCGCCGACTACCGCAGCTGGCTCTCCCGCCACGGCGTCATCACCGACCACGTCCACATCTCCGAGTCACGGCACACGGCGCGCTTCGTCTGCACGACCGATGACTCGATGGCGCAGATCGCCACGTTCTACGCCGGCGCGATGTCCGAGGCGCGGATGATCGAGCTCGGCCCGATCCACGAGCGGTGGGACCTCGACCTCGTGCTCATCGGTGCCGACGACCCCGAGGCCATGCTGCGCCACACCGAGGAGTGCCGCACGCGCGGCATCCGCTTCATCGCCGACCCGTCGCAGCAGCTCGCGTTCGCGGAAGGCCCCTTCATCCGCCAGCTCATCGACGGCGCGGACTACCTGTTCACCAACGAGTACGAGTCCTACCTCACCGAGACCAAGACCGGGTGGAGCCAGGACGAGATCGACAGCCGGGTCACGACCCGCGTCATCACGCGCGGCAAGGACGGCGCCGACATCCGCACCCGCGGCGAGGACCCCATCCATGTTCCCGTCGCCGGTGACGTCGAGCGGGTTGACCCCACGGGCGTCGGCGACGCCTTCCGCGCTGGCTTCCTCGTCGGGCTCGCCGGCGGCCTCGGGCACGAACGCTGCGCCCAGATGGGTTCGGTGCTGGCCGCACACGTCCTGGAGACCGTCGGCACGCAGGAGTACACGGTGACGCGCGAGGGTTTCCTCGCCCGGTTCGCCGCGGCCTACGGTGACGAGGCCATGGCCGAGATCACCCCGCTCGTGCGCACGATGCGGGGCTGA
- a CDS encoding HesB/IscA family protein, with the protein MSDQLQTADAPTDAPATQAPAHGVVLTGVAADKVQSLLSQEGRDDLRLRVGVQPGGCSGLIYQLYFDERTLDGDLVRDFDGVEVVVDRMSAPYLEGATIDFADTIEKQGFTIDNPNAGSSCACGDSFS; encoded by the coding sequence ATGAGCGACCAGCTCCAGACCGCCGACGCGCCCACGGACGCCCCCGCCACGCAGGCTCCCGCCCACGGCGTCGTGCTCACCGGTGTCGCCGCCGACAAGGTCCAGTCCCTGCTCTCCCAGGAAGGGCGCGACGACCTGCGCCTGCGGGTCGGCGTGCAGCCCGGCGGCTGCTCGGGCCTGATCTACCAGCTCTACTTCGACGAGCGCACCCTCGACGGTGACCTCGTGCGCGACTTCGACGGTGTCGAGGTCGTCGTCGACCGGATGAGCGCCCCCTACCTCGAGGGCGCCACCATCGACTTCGCCGACACGATCGAGAAGCAGGGGTTCACCATCGACAACCCCAACGCGGGCAGCTCCTGCGCCTGCGGCGACAGCTTCAGCTGA